The Hemibagrus wyckioides isolate EC202008001 linkage group LG12, SWU_Hwy_1.0, whole genome shotgun sequence genome includes a window with the following:
- the nxph1 gene encoding neurexophilin-1: MRAACWCAVFLLTPALCLVSSVHGSIPGKSELLKSGSPKSTLKHIWTESTKDLSISRLLSQTLNGKENATALDLRYETPEPYSEWDLWDWLRNATELQDSRPRAKRRPMVKTGKFKKMFGWGDFHSNIKTVKLNLLITGKIVDHGNGTFSVYFRHNSTGQGNVSVSLVPPTKIVEFDVTAQQSVIDAKDSKSFNCRIEYEKVEKGSKNTLCNYDPSKTCFQEQTQSHVSWLCSKPFKVICIYISFYSTDYKLVQKVCPDYNYHSDTPYFPSG; encoded by the coding sequence GTTTCAAGTGTTCATGGTTCCATCCCGGGGAAGTCAGAGCTACTTAAGTCAGGGAGCCCCAAATCGACATTAAAGCACATATGGACAGAAAGCACCAAGGACTTGTCCATCAGTCGTCTGCTGTCACAGACTCTGAATGGGAAGGAGAATGCCACTGCCCTGGATCTTCGCTATGAAACGCCAGAGCCCTATTCAGAATGGGACTTATGGGACTGGCTGAGGAATGCCACCGAGCTCCAGGACTCGAGGCCCAGGGCCAAACGGCGGCCCATGGTCAAGACAGGAAAATTCAAGAAGATGTTCGGCTGGGGAGACTTCCACTCCAACATCAAGACAGTCAAGCTCAACCTCCTCATTACCGGCAAGATTGTCGACCACGGCAATGGTACCTTCAGTGTTTATTTCCGCCACAACTCAACAGGCCAGGGCAACGTATCTGTCAGCCTAGTGCCACCGACCAAGATTGTGGAGTTTGATGTGACAGCACAGCAGTCAGTCATTGACGCCAAGGACTCCAAGTCCTTCAACTGCCGCATTGAGTATGAGAAAGTTGAGAAGGGCTCCAAGAACACGCTGTGCAACTACGACCCGTCCAAGACGTGCTTCCAGGAGCAGACGCAGAGCCATGTCTCCTGGCTCTGCTCAAAGCCCTTCAAAGtcatctgcatctacatctcCTTCTACAGCACCGACTACAAGCTGGTTCAGAAAGTCTGCCCGGACTATAATTACCACAGCGACACTCCCTACTTCCCCTCGGGCTGA